From one Nycticebus coucang isolate mNycCou1 chromosome 14, mNycCou1.pri, whole genome shotgun sequence genomic stretch:
- the LOC128564303 gene encoding olfactory receptor 476-like yields MCTTVGNCTQVTWFLLQGLTEQEELRGILFVLFLFVYSVTLLGNLGMIVLIRTDPQLHTPMYFFLSILSFIDASFSTMDTPRLLESFLTSEQVISFAGCVVQLALMTLHGTAECLLLAVMAYDRFTAICRPLLYHTIMSHRLCVLLVAATYTASAAISTLLTVLIFTLPYCGPNVINHYFCDIPPVLRLALSYAYILVTICRMRSLEAQSKAFSTCASHLTIICLFYGTVTFMYGQPRSHNFVEQNKVVSVVYTVVIPMLNPLIYSLRNKDVKCALKRRCLGKLPF; encoded by the exons ATGTGCACCACAGTGGGGAACTGCACCCAAGTCACCTGGTTCCTCCTTCAGGGGCTCACGGAGCAGGAGGAGCTCCGTGGGATCCTCTTTGTGCTCTTCCTGTTCGTCTACTCAGTCACCCTCCTGGGCAACCTGGGCATGATCGTCCTGATCCGCACAGACCCCCAGCTCCACAcgcccatgtacttcttcctaaGCATCCTCTCTTTCATAGACGCTTCCTTTTCCACGATGGACACCCCCAGGCTGCTGGAGAGCTTCCTCACCTCAGAGCAGGTCATCTCCTTTGCAGGCTGTGTGGTCCAGCTGGCCCTCATGACTCTCCATGGGACTGCTGAGTGCCTGCTCCTGGCTGTCATGGCCTACGACCGATTCACTGCCATCTGCCGCCCTCTCCTCTACCACACCATTATGTCCCACCGTCTGTGCGTCCTGCTGGTGGCAGCCACCTATACTGCTTCTGCAGCCATTTCAACTTTGCTGACTGTGCTCATCTTTACGCTGCCCTACTGTGGCCCCAATGTCATTAACCACTACTTCTGTGACATCCCCCCCGTGCTCCGTCTTGC ACTCTCCTATGCCTACATCCTGGTGACCATCTGCAGGATGCGCTCCCTGGAGGCCCAAAGCAAAGCCTTCTCCACCTGCGCCTCCCATCTCACCATCATCTGCCTCTTCTATGGCACTGTCACCTTCATGTATGGTCAGCCAAGATCTCACAATTTCGTGGAACAAAACAAGGTCGTGTCTGTTGTCTACACTGTGGTCATCCCCATGCTGAACCCTCTGATCTACAGCCTGAGGAATAAAGATGTCAAATGTGCGTTAAAGAGGAGATGCCTTGGCAAGCTGCCTTTTTAA